In Synechococcus sp. CC9616, the following are encoded in one genomic region:
- a CDS encoding FAD-dependent oxidoreductase encodes MGLAIAHQLARRGRAVQVISRRRSEAAGFVAAGMLAPHAEGLCGDLLALGQSSLELIPRWVAQIELDGGLACGLRACGIVVPFRSGDERDSYPTAASGASLNRRQLERELPGIGGDWQAGLLFEQDGQIDNRRQLMRGLERACASLGVQFMEGTEALELRLDETGALEGIRLRHAVGDEQDWPARQAVLCCGAWSRQLFPGLPVFPVKGQMLSLQAPRAALKRVIFGPGTYLVPREDGLVVVGATSEREAGFQEGLTPDGQKQLETGLQSLLPQAANWPSMERWWGFRPCTPDEGPLLGRGPVAGLWLATGHHRNGVLLAAITAQLLSRAIVGEDQSPNDNQLEAFHWNRFTREHP; translated from the coding sequence ATGGGCCTGGCCATCGCCCATCAACTGGCCCGCCGCGGTCGAGCCGTGCAGGTGATCAGCCGCCGCCGCAGTGAAGCTGCGGGATTCGTTGCCGCCGGCATGCTTGCCCCCCATGCAGAGGGCCTGTGCGGGGACCTACTGGCATTGGGCCAGTCCAGTCTGGAACTGATTCCGCGCTGGGTCGCTCAGATTGAGCTGGATGGCGGCCTGGCCTGCGGTCTGAGAGCCTGCGGCATCGTCGTGCCGTTTCGTTCCGGCGACGAACGGGACAGCTACCCAACAGCAGCATCGGGGGCATCGCTGAATCGCCGACAGCTGGAACGAGAACTGCCGGGCATCGGCGGGGACTGGCAGGCGGGCTTGCTGTTCGAACAGGACGGTCAGATCGATAACCGCAGGCAACTGATGCGTGGTTTGGAGAGAGCCTGCGCCTCCCTCGGGGTGCAGTTCATGGAAGGGACGGAGGCGCTGGAGCTGCGACTGGACGAAACCGGTGCACTCGAAGGCATTCGTTTACGCCATGCCGTCGGAGACGAACAAGACTGGCCGGCACGCCAAGCCGTGCTTTGCTGCGGAGCCTGGAGTCGACAGTTGTTTCCGGGGTTGCCGGTGTTTCCCGTTAAGGGACAGATGCTGTCGCTGCAAGCTCCCCGCGCTGCGCTCAAACGGGTGATTTTTGGGCCCGGCACCTACCTCGTTCCGCGGGAAGACGGACTCGTTGTGGTGGGTGCCACCAGCGAACGGGAGGCTGGCTTTCAGGAGGGGCTGACGCCGGATGGACAGAAACAGCTGGAAACCGGATTGCAATCGCTGCTGCCGCAGGCCGCTAACTGGCCATCGATGGAACGCTGGTGGGGATTCCGCCCCTGCACCCCCGATGAGGGCCCACTGCTTGGACGAGGACCTGTGGCTGGGTTATGGCTCGCCACCGGGCACCACAGGAATGGCGTCCTACTCGCGGCGATCACAGCACAACTGCTCTCAAGGGCCATCGTTGGCGAGGATCAAAGCCCGAACGACAACCAATTGGAGGCATTCCACTGGAATCGATTCACCAGGGAGCACCCATAA
- a CDS encoding CHAT domain-containing protein, with protein sequence MTRLNASRWTIGLACCLASVTWTGLTTLVTPQKGLAQVSGEVSARAQLPRFERQAYNPAVLHVRFTEAAGRTSSIDTDAFLDLTLILASGAVEGLRMDLSLKQFQTQLRKLYTQLSRLEPLNEADPASPSRQLHAVLIAELMPVLLREKVTTLLIAADRGLQAVPFAALSDGERFFGDRFAFSITPSLALTTFNPSDEPGQRLLAFGASQFDGLASLPLVPQELNRISSRGGKDQFLNKDFTPSTLLEKASSADYDKLHVATHAEFKPGGPKASQLHSGTGPISMEQLTALRQSRRGVPLDLVVFSACRTALGDADAELGFSGLALQAGARSAVGTLWYVDDVVTSAYFVQMYRYLNQDVPKAEAMQLTRQAFIRGLIRLVDDQVVGADGSPLLTELTPAQQRRVADGVGNPFFWAGIELMGAPW encoded by the coding sequence ATGACTCGGCTGAACGCTTCCCGATGGACCATTGGACTTGCGTGTTGCCTGGCGTCTGTCACCTGGACAGGGCTCACCACTCTGGTAACGCCACAGAAAGGCTTGGCTCAGGTTTCTGGAGAGGTCTCAGCTCGAGCTCAACTGCCTCGCTTTGAGCGGCAGGCTTACAACCCAGCGGTTCTGCATGTGCGTTTCACGGAAGCGGCAGGACGAACCTCCTCCATTGATACCGATGCCTTCCTGGATCTCACCTTGATCCTGGCGTCTGGCGCGGTTGAGGGATTGCGCATGGATCTGTCGCTCAAGCAGTTCCAAACTCAGCTTCGGAAGCTCTACACCCAGCTGTCCCGTCTCGAGCCTCTGAACGAGGCTGACCCTGCGTCACCATCACGTCAGCTCCATGCGGTGCTGATCGCGGAACTGATGCCGGTTCTGCTGAGAGAAAAGGTCACCACGTTGTTGATCGCGGCCGATCGCGGCTTACAGGCTGTTCCCTTCGCTGCCCTAAGTGACGGAGAGCGATTTTTTGGCGATCGCTTCGCGTTTTCAATCACACCGTCGCTGGCTCTCACAACGTTCAATCCCTCGGACGAACCTGGCCAGCGTTTATTGGCATTTGGTGCCTCTCAATTCGACGGATTGGCATCGCTGCCGCTCGTGCCGCAGGAGTTGAATCGAATCAGCAGCCGCGGTGGCAAGGATCAGTTTCTCAACAAGGACTTCACGCCTTCGACGCTGCTTGAGAAGGCCAGTTCAGCGGATTACGACAAGCTGCATGTGGCCACCCATGCAGAATTCAAACCTGGCGGTCCGAAGGCCTCCCAACTCCATTCCGGAACGGGTCCGATCTCGATGGAGCAGCTCACGGCGTTGCGTCAGAGCCGGCGCGGTGTTCCGCTCGACCTCGTGGTGTTCAGTGCTTGTCGAACAGCGCTTGGTGATGCTGATGCCGAACTCGGTTTCAGTGGATTGGCCCTTCAGGCTGGGGCCCGTAGCGCCGTTGGAACACTCTGGTATGTCGACGACGTGGTGACCTCCGCCTACTTCGTTCAGATGTATCGCTACCTCAATCAGGATGTCCCTAAAGCGGAAGCCATGCAGTTGACGCGGCAAGCCTTCATTCGTGGATTGATCCGTTTGGTCGATGATCAAGTTGTTGGAGCCGATGGTTCCCCCTTGTTGACCGAGCTCACGCCCGCCCAACAACGCCGGGTCGCTGATGGTGTGGGCAATCCCTTCTTCTGGGCGGGTATTGAGCTTATGGGTGCTCCCTGGTGA
- a CDS encoding autotransporter-associated beta strand repeat-containing protein, which produces MALVLAGLGVLLGFRLVVPARLRAEVRATEGSKGLSTKVNGKLGGRCKAGICRISGGTNSGKNKFHRFSQFDTRGKIKKIEIDPGRQRNLVIGVTSPYGTHLNKMVSLSRKANLFWLSPGGISLTRGASFTNVPRLNLSTARTLRFPGGAFDAITSTPADLSRLQGDPLRGAAGFGDDVSFGSADSSSLPPGIYLDGINVSIDDELLLDAPGGRVELTDSRLSVSSAKGTAGTLTLMGDAIEVDGTSQLLATGQTGGGTIQVGGSWQNSDSDVRQATTTSIQPGARLDASALDQGDGGEIVVWSDIHSSDSVTEVGGLLRANGGASHGDGGRIETSGATLSLDPVINVEASAVEGEAGLWLQDPYNYTINSAPATTISNTLDSGTSVTISTATDDTSLGSSGSASDVGNITLTSPISKTSGGSATLTFEADNDVVLNDNVSSTSGALNVVAKANGQIVVDEGKAIETNGGDIVLWSNTGNKESGYGEHYINLDSGSSLNSSGGKIVLAGGLDSNSDGYPDGYAYIGTSIYPDGEIFSRNPKQPGISLGSVRNQTGSRITINSGGGDVIVRGRSGVDSDEADGFGSQRAVVIDSGTGTIHIEGDQVSSSGGVGLRFGGVNYYPDVAISSASTSTSAINIVGTSINRAGIWLGEGNTNSDQAGTVLIQSSASSGGGISLEGSSSQTTKGYRGIILSGSGSNGYQEYQFLSNNGSIQFLSKRDTTNSEIRIWSETYLGQRKNSTAVQGVVPITGSSSASTTLRADAAVYFSSSVFGTGSVEVYPYTSGQSIGVESSGDFEVHDLNNLASTFSTVTIGDSSYTNGITGGSAITVNSPTEFNSGSARLSFSQALTGSDDDITFRVAGNSSVAAVNTGTGGLTKAGSGTLNLTVENSYSGDTTVDEGTLRVSDSAALGTSDTVNLNGGTLRFSVSTGDKEYSVVLGGSGGTLEADTDATATFTGIISGAGSLTKKGSGTVTLTGSNTYEGSTEVDAGTLTVSGSLADTTAVTVESGATYELGADDAIGSLAGAGNVDLTSYTLTAGGDNASTTFSGVMSGTGAFTKAGSGTFTMSGANTYTGATTVNAGTLTVQGAFASSVTCSSGASSNRCASSSDDSSTPTPTPTPTPTPKPKKPKPTDKPKPADKPKPTDKPQSTDKPKPTDKPQSTDKPKPTDKPKPADKPKPTDKPQSTDKPKPTDQPQPTDQPKPTDLPKPTETPGPKKVTSDDTKFDQSSALKQDLDPTAKQQPNSFSDLLEDEGGEQVVEAVAVVESTTTQNPVSSATTQSSSAAPAPSSSSSSSTSSSSSSSSTSSASVADSGSEVVVEDAAAAPAPSSLSGDGLDVNLSLDSGFQVVETAEQGAGDPASSSGPTSSSAPAQTQNSSPDESSISTSNADESSQAKSSSDTESTSEADESSQAKSASDTESTSDADESSQADAASDTEASSGSDNSSTEPSSPVANVTSVDAKQASQTVVSSDEVATKRLTQNLNLPDLSGVKTPKPAEIANFLQQTMQTIRSGGSR; this is translated from the coding sequence GTGGCACTTGTCCTTGCGGGCCTTGGTGTTCTGTTGGGTTTTCGCTTGGTTGTCCCTGCTCGGCTGCGTGCAGAGGTGCGTGCCACCGAAGGTTCCAAAGGGTTATCGACAAAAGTGAATGGCAAGCTTGGTGGTCGCTGCAAGGCAGGTATCTGTCGTATCAGTGGAGGAACGAATTCCGGTAAAAATAAATTTCATCGCTTCAGTCAATTTGATACGAGAGGAAAGATCAAAAAGATAGAAATTGACCCTGGCCGTCAACGCAATCTTGTAATTGGCGTGACGTCTCCCTATGGAACCCATCTCAACAAGATGGTTTCACTCAGCCGCAAAGCCAATCTGTTCTGGCTCTCACCTGGCGGTATCTCACTGACGCGTGGCGCCAGCTTCACCAATGTTCCCCGTCTTAACCTCAGTACGGCTCGCACACTGCGATTTCCTGGTGGTGCCTTCGATGCCATCACAAGCACTCCTGCTGATTTAAGCCGACTTCAAGGGGACCCTTTGCGTGGAGCCGCAGGCTTTGGTGACGACGTCTCTTTCGGCAGTGCGGACAGCTCTTCGCTGCCCCCTGGTATTTATCTCGATGGCATCAACGTCAGCATCGATGACGAGTTGCTGCTGGATGCCCCCGGTGGACGGGTGGAGTTAACGGACAGTCGTCTCTCAGTGAGTTCAGCGAAGGGCACGGCTGGCACGCTCACCTTGATGGGGGATGCGATCGAGGTGGATGGCACGTCCCAGCTCTTGGCCACGGGCCAAACAGGCGGTGGAACCATTCAGGTGGGTGGCAGTTGGCAGAACAGCGATTCGGATGTTCGTCAGGCCACGACAACATCCATTCAACCGGGAGCGCGTCTCGATGCCTCGGCTTTGGACCAGGGCGATGGCGGTGAAATTGTTGTTTGGAGTGACATCCACAGCAGTGATTCTGTGACGGAGGTCGGAGGTTTGTTGCGTGCTAACGGGGGGGCCTCGCATGGTGATGGCGGGCGAATTGAAACATCGGGTGCAACTTTGTCACTTGATCCAGTGATCAACGTTGAGGCCTCGGCTGTCGAAGGGGAGGCTGGATTATGGCTGCAGGATCCTTACAACTACACGATCAATTCTGCGCCAGCTACGACTATTTCAAACACTTTAGATTCTGGAACCTCTGTTACAATTAGTACCGCCACTGATGATACGTCTCTTGGCTCGTCCGGATCTGCTTCTGATGTCGGAAATATTACGTTAACGAGTCCGATCAGTAAAACTAGCGGCGGCAGCGCGACATTAACGTTTGAAGCAGATAATGATGTTGTATTAAATGACAATGTTTCCTCAACAAGCGGTGCTTTGAATGTCGTCGCAAAAGCGAATGGTCAAATTGTTGTTGACGAGGGCAAAGCTATTGAAACCAACGGTGGTGATATTGTACTTTGGTCGAATACAGGTAATAAAGAGTCTGGTTATGGCGAGCATTACATAAACTTGGATTCTGGTTCGTCGCTTAACTCATCAGGAGGCAAGATTGTACTTGCTGGGGGGTTGGATTCCAATTCAGATGGTTATCCTGATGGTTATGCTTATATCGGTACTTCAATTTATCCAGATGGTGAAATATTTTCAAGAAATCCTAAGCAACCTGGTATCAGTTTAGGCAGCGTTCGCAATCAAACGGGTTCACGCATCACGATCAACTCTGGTGGTGGTGATGTGATTGTGCGGGGTCGCTCGGGCGTGGATTCCGATGAGGCAGACGGTTTTGGCTCACAGCGCGCAGTCGTAATTGATTCAGGTACGGGAACCATTCATATTGAAGGTGATCAAGTCTCTTCGAGTGGAGGTGTAGGCCTCCGTTTTGGAGGCGTTAATTATTATCCAGATGTGGCCATTAGTAGTGCCAGCACGTCCACATCTGCCATCAATATCGTTGGCACCTCCATTAATCGTGCTGGAATTTGGCTGGGTGAAGGTAATACGAACTCTGATCAGGCCGGAACTGTCTTGATTCAGAGTTCAGCAAGCTCCGGCGGTGGAATTAGTCTTGAAGGTTCTTCGAGTCAAACGACCAAGGGTTATCGGGGAATTATACTTTCTGGTTCAGGGTCAAACGGTTATCAAGAGTATCAGTTTCTTTCGAATAATGGATCAATTCAGTTTTTGAGTAAGCGCGATACAACAAATTCTGAGATTCGTATATGGTCTGAAACTTATTTGGGGCAGCGCAAAAATAGTACGGCTGTTCAGGGCGTAGTCCCAATTACTGGTAGTAGCAGTGCATCGACAACGTTGAGAGCCGACGCTGCTGTTTATTTCAGCAGTTCAGTTTTTGGAACTGGCTCCGTGGAGGTCTATCCCTACACCTCTGGTCAATCGATCGGAGTTGAATCCTCCGGTGATTTTGAAGTGCATGACCTCAATAATTTGGCATCGACGTTCTCCACCGTTACGATTGGTGATTCATCTTATACAAATGGGATCACTGGGGGCTCGGCGATTACTGTCAACAGCCCAACTGAGTTTAATTCTGGCTCGGCGAGGCTTAGCTTCTCGCAAGCTTTAACAGGTAGTGATGATGATATTACTTTTAGAGTTGCGGGTAATTCTTCTGTCGCGGCTGTCAATACAGGAACGGGAGGTCTGACCAAGGCAGGCTCAGGTACTTTGAATTTAACAGTTGAGAATTCCTATTCGGGTGATACCACCGTTGATGAGGGAACGTTGCGTGTCTCTGACAGTGCTGCGTTGGGAACGAGCGATACAGTGAACCTGAATGGTGGAACATTGCGATTTTCAGTTAGTACAGGTGACAAAGAATATTCCGTTGTACTTGGTGGCTCTGGCGGCACTCTTGAAGCTGATACTGACGCCACAGCAACATTTACAGGAATTATAAGTGGTGCGGGATCGTTGACAAAAAAGGGGTCTGGAACTGTTACGTTAACGGGTTCAAATACCTACGAAGGCTCCACTGAAGTCGATGCTGGAACGCTCACGGTTTCGGGGAGCCTTGCAGATACGACGGCGGTCACTGTGGAATCGGGTGCGACCTATGAATTGGGTGCAGATGACGCGATTGGTTCTCTAGCTGGGGCGGGAAATGTTGATCTGACGTCTTACACCTTGACTGCAGGAGGTGATAACGCGTCCACCACATTCAGCGGTGTGATGTCTGGTACGGGTGCATTCACAAAGGCAGGGTCTGGAACATTCACGATGTCCGGAGCGAATACCTATACGGGTGCGACAACGGTGAATGCTGGAACGTTGACGGTGCAGGGAGCTTTTGCTTCTTCGGTGACTTGTTCATCGGGAGCATCTTCGAATCGCTGTGCTTCATCCTCGGACGACAGCTCGACACCCACACCTACGCCTACACCTACGCCAACGCCGAAACCGAAGAAGCCCAAGCCGACAGACAAGCCGAAGCCGGCGGACAAACCGAAGCCGACGGACAAGCCCCAATCGACGGACAAACCGAAGCCGACTGACAAGCCCCAATCGACGGACAAACCGAAGCCGACAGACAAGCCGAAGCCGGCGGACAAACCGAAGCCGACTGACAAGCCCCAATCGACGGACAAACCGAAGCCGACGGATCAGCCCCAACCGACTGATCAGCCCAAGCCGACTGATCTGCCCAAGCCAACAGAGACACCTGGACCTAAAAAGGTCACATCAGACGACACCAAGTTTGATCAGTCGTCCGCTCTGAAGCAGGATCTTGATCCCACTGCCAAGCAACAACCCAATTCGTTCTCCGACCTCCTTGAAGACGAGGGAGGAGAGCAAGTTGTCGAAGCGGTTGCCGTCGTCGAAAGTACAACGACACAAAATCCTGTGTCATCGGCAACGACACAGTCGTCATCCGCAGCTCCTGCGCCCTCCTCTTCAAGTTCTTCGTCGACATCTTCTTCATCGTCATCTTCCTCAACTTCTTCAGCATCCGTTGCTGACAGTGGATCTGAAGTGGTGGTGGAGGATGCCGCAGCAGCTCCTGCGCCCTCGTCGTTGTCCGGCGATGGATTGGATGTGAATTTGAGTTTGGATTCAGGATTCCAAGTCGTTGAGACGGCAGAGCAGGGTGCAGGTGATCCTGCCTCCTCCTCTGGACCGACATCGTCTTCTGCGCCGGCTCAGACTCAAAACTCATCACCGGACGAATCGAGCATCTCGACGTCCAACGCCGATGAGTCGTCTCAAGCGAAGTCATCATCAGACACCGAGTCGACGTCCGAAGCCGATGAGTCGTCTCAAGCGAAGTCAGCATCAGACACTGAGTCGACATCCGACGCCGATGAGTCGTCTCAAGCCGATGCAGCATCAGATACTGAGGCCTCGTCTGGTTCAGATAACTCGTCGACCGAACCATCGTCTCCAGTCGCGAACGTGACCTCAGTCGATGCCAAACAAGCCAGTCAGACCGTTGTGAGCAGTGACGAAGTAGCGACCAAGCGGCTCACGCAAAACCTCAACCTTCCTGATCTCTCAGGCGTGAAGACACCGAAACCCGCTGAGATTGCCAACTTTTTGCAGCAGACCATGCAAACGATTCGCTCCGGTGGTTCGCGATGA
- a CDS encoding ShlB/FhaC/HecB family hemolysin secretion/activation protein: MFVLAQLIEPPIQPGPVRLPNRPSQERQRQEEASPPPVLMPEPASSPEQPQESSDPSAQPGTWRPTLQGKIPYSEAELQTIFSSCGSASVAKTLNACAAALTARLVKDGYVNSRVYVLASPAPGALDVVLGVIAELRVSSDDDALKTSVEQQLDPLIGTVLHLPTLEEALVKVRRSGVGSIQGSMGRLGSDPTKAVINLAVEPAPPSPLQGDLSLSNTGNAGSGEWRAMASLLQNNLMRQGDTGLLFIELDADGELELGTGVISGTYTWPLRDSWTLTGSFGYSYRRFVEFEKPFYNFSFRTLQGLVQLETLLKQEPTFRWTAFAGVSANRTDSFESGGKPDIPLVAGGANVLRLADGDWDSWSRSGYLKIGTNLSGVAWNAFWNANLYAMQGLAVLSPDQHLFNMAAMGVEPGEARAVGAVADFSWGLSPGTTLNLRGAGQAALNPLPGSMTFVLGSDVGLRGLPGTVISGESGVLGSGELVWAVWSQGDQSLQLVPFIGMGGVWNDSGRIKNTLGSGGLMARYRRGGFELELGWVDAFNSDDDSDDWNQWILGNGLYTKVRYSF, translated from the coding sequence TTGTTTGTTCTGGCGCAGCTGATTGAGCCTCCGATTCAACCAGGTCCTGTCCGGCTGCCAAATCGTCCTTCTCAGGAGCGACAGCGTCAGGAGGAGGCTTCACCACCACCGGTGTTGATGCCGGAGCCTGCATCCTCCCCAGAGCAGCCACAAGAGTCCTCGGATCCAAGCGCTCAGCCCGGAACGTGGCGTCCAACCCTCCAGGGCAAAATCCCCTACAGCGAAGCTGAGCTGCAGACGATCTTCAGTAGCTGCGGCTCAGCCAGCGTGGCGAAAACACTGAATGCCTGCGCTGCAGCCCTCACCGCACGACTGGTGAAGGACGGCTATGTCAACAGCCGTGTGTACGTTTTGGCGTCCCCAGCCCCGGGGGCTCTCGATGTGGTGCTGGGCGTCATCGCCGAACTCCGCGTCAGCAGCGATGACGACGCCCTCAAGACCAGTGTCGAACAACAACTCGATCCCCTGATCGGCACCGTTCTGCACCTGCCGACCCTGGAAGAGGCGTTGGTCAAGGTACGTCGAAGTGGCGTTGGTTCAATCCAAGGAAGCATGGGCCGGCTTGGGAGTGACCCCACCAAAGCGGTGATCAACCTCGCCGTGGAGCCGGCTCCACCGAGTCCACTCCAGGGTGATCTGAGCCTGAGCAACACAGGCAATGCAGGCAGCGGTGAATGGCGTGCGATGGCGTCACTCCTGCAGAACAACCTGATGCGCCAGGGAGACACGGGCCTGCTGTTCATCGAGCTCGACGCTGATGGGGAACTCGAGCTCGGCACCGGTGTGATCTCAGGCACCTACACCTGGCCCCTGAGGGATTCCTGGACACTTACAGGGTCCTTCGGATACAGCTATCGACGCTTCGTTGAATTTGAAAAGCCTTTTTACAACTTCAGTTTTCGGACGCTGCAAGGACTTGTTCAGCTTGAGACCCTGCTGAAGCAGGAGCCAACATTCCGTTGGACGGCATTCGCAGGCGTCAGCGCCAACCGCACCGACAGCTTCGAATCAGGAGGCAAGCCCGACATTCCCCTCGTCGCCGGCGGAGCCAATGTTCTGAGGCTGGCCGATGGTGATTGGGACAGCTGGAGTCGTAGCGGATATCTCAAAATCGGCACCAATCTCAGTGGCGTGGCATGGAATGCCTTCTGGAACGCCAATCTCTACGCCATGCAAGGGCTGGCCGTCCTCAGCCCCGATCAACACCTCTTCAACATGGCTGCGATGGGCGTCGAACCCGGAGAAGCCCGGGCTGTGGGAGCTGTGGCCGATTTCTCCTGGGGCCTCTCGCCCGGCACCACGCTGAACCTACGAGGAGCCGGCCAAGCCGCGTTGAATCCACTGCCCGGAAGCATGACGTTCGTGCTGGGAAGCGATGTGGGCCTCAGAGGCCTACCAGGGACGGTGATCAGTGGCGAAAGCGGTGTGTTGGGGAGCGGAGAGCTGGTCTGGGCCGTCTGGTCACAGGGCGATCAAAGCCTTCAACTGGTGCCATTCATCGGCATGGGTGGCGTCTGGAACGACAGCGGCCGCATCAAAAACACCCTTGGATCAGGGGGGCTGATGGCCCGATATCGCCGTGGTGGCTTCGAGCTGGAGCTGGGTTGGGTGGATGCGTTCAACAGCGATGACGATTCCGATGATTGGAATCAGTGGATCCTTGGCAACGGTTTGTACACCAAGGTCCGCTACAGCTTCTGA
- the ndk gene encoding nucleoside-diphosphate kinase, which yields MAVERSFVAIKPDGVQRGLVGEIIGRFERKGFKLVGLKQITPSRELAEQHYGVHKDRPFFAGLVEFITSGPVVAMVWEGDGVIASARKLIGATKPLEAEPGTIRGDLAVNIGRNVIHGSDAPETASFEIGLWFSAAELNDWTPSDQTWRTED from the coding sequence ATGGCTGTTGAACGCTCTTTTGTTGCTATCAAGCCTGACGGTGTGCAGCGCGGCCTCGTCGGCGAGATCATCGGTCGCTTTGAGCGCAAGGGGTTCAAACTTGTGGGGCTCAAGCAGATCACCCCGAGCCGTGAGTTGGCGGAGCAGCATTACGGCGTCCATAAGGATCGCCCGTTCTTTGCTGGTTTGGTGGAGTTCATCACCTCCGGCCCTGTGGTGGCGATGGTCTGGGAAGGCGATGGTGTGATTGCCAGTGCGCGCAAGTTGATCGGTGCGACAAAACCCCTCGAGGCGGAACCCGGCACAATCCGCGGTGATCTGGCCGTGAACATCGGCCGCAACGTGATTCATGGTTCGGATGCTCCGGAAACCGCATCTTTCGAAATTGGCCTGTGGTTTTCTGCTGCAGAACTGAACGACTGGACGCCTTCGGATCAGACCTGGCGGACAGAGGACTGA
- the speA gene encoding biosynthetic arginine decarboxylase, producing MVLTGTERSWSVARSAELYGLDRWGDPYFSINARGHVVVQPRGDRGGSLDLVELLKGLEARDLHPPLLIRFDDILEDRLERLHAAFERAIAHYDYGGRYQGVFPIKCNQQRHVVEHLVEAGQRWNFGLEAGSKAELLIALSLTKNPDALLICNGYKDRRYIETAILARRLGHQPMVVIEQADEVERIIAASHDLGASPFIGIRAKLSTRSTGRWGSSVGAQAKFGLDLSEMLQSVRALDQAGLLQDLRLLHFHIGSQINDIAVLKDALQEAGQIYVELTRLGAPMGLLDVGGGLGIDYDGSRTASSASTNYSLQNYANDVVATVRECCEPHGIPVPTLVSESGRAIASHFSVLVFNVLGCGRTPEVEPPVEDDEPLPVRNLRDTLQQIRSLGSDQTPLLQEAWNDAIKFRDDALAAFRLGYIRLSQRAMAEQLTWTCAKEISQRLPDHEPIHDDLRGLQRALACTYYANLSVFRSAPDTWAIDQLFPLMPIHRLDERPTELGHFADLTCDSDGKLARFIDAGTSKPLLELHPMQDGQPYRIGMFLGGAYQEVMGNLHNLFGSTNAVHIRLNPGGSGYKLDHVLRGDTNADVLEVMQHEPDLLLERLRQGSESAIQRGDLSIADARRLMDHLKGSLGQTTYLEE from the coding sequence ATGGTGCTGACCGGTACAGAACGGTCCTGGTCGGTGGCCCGAAGTGCCGAGCTGTACGGTCTCGATCGCTGGGGAGATCCCTATTTTTCAATCAACGCCCGAGGCCATGTCGTCGTGCAGCCGCGGGGCGATCGCGGGGGCTCCCTCGATCTAGTGGAGCTGCTCAAGGGGCTGGAGGCTCGAGACCTGCATCCACCGCTGCTGATCCGCTTCGATGACATCCTCGAGGACCGGCTGGAACGGCTCCATGCAGCTTTCGAACGCGCCATCGCCCACTACGACTACGGCGGTCGCTACCAGGGGGTCTTCCCGATCAAGTGCAACCAGCAGCGCCATGTGGTGGAGCATCTCGTGGAAGCGGGACAGCGCTGGAACTTCGGCCTGGAGGCCGGCAGCAAAGCGGAACTCCTGATTGCCCTGTCCCTCACCAAAAACCCCGATGCCCTGCTGATCTGCAACGGTTACAAAGACAGGCGTTACATCGAGACAGCAATCCTGGCACGACGTTTGGGCCATCAACCGATGGTTGTGATCGAGCAGGCCGATGAGGTGGAGAGGATCATCGCTGCCAGTCATGACCTTGGCGCTTCCCCCTTCATCGGCATCCGAGCCAAGCTCTCCACGCGCAGTACCGGTCGATGGGGGAGCTCCGTTGGAGCCCAAGCGAAATTTGGCCTGGACCTCTCCGAGATGCTGCAGAGCGTCCGGGCCTTGGATCAAGCTGGCCTGTTGCAGGACCTGCGTCTGCTGCACTTCCACATCGGCAGTCAGATCAACGACATCGCTGTTCTCAAAGATGCGCTGCAGGAAGCCGGACAGATCTATGTCGAACTGACCCGTCTGGGAGCACCCATGGGCTTGTTGGATGTCGGAGGCGGCCTCGGCATCGACTACGACGGCAGCCGCACCGCATCATCCGCCTCAACCAACTATTCGCTGCAGAACTACGCCAACGACGTAGTGGCCACCGTGCGGGAATGCTGCGAGCCCCATGGGATTCCGGTACCCACCCTGGTGAGTGAGAGCGGTCGCGCCATCGCCAGCCATTTCTCCGTCCTGGTGTTCAACGTGCTCGGCTGCGGTCGCACCCCCGAAGTGGAGCCTCCCGTCGAAGACGACGAACCACTGCCCGTCCGCAATCTGCGGGACACCCTCCAGCAGATCCGCAGCCTGGGAAGCGATCAGACCCCCCTTTTGCAGGAAGCCTGGAACGACGCCATCAAGTTCCGGGACGATGCGCTTGCTGCATTCCGTCTGGGCTACATCCGCCTCAGTCAACGGGCGATGGCTGAACAACTCACTTGGACCTGTGCCAAGGAGATCAGCCAACGTCTACCGGACCACGAACCAATCCATGATGACTTGAGAGGTCTTCAGAGAGCTCTGGCCTGCACCTACTACGCCAACCTTTCAGTGTTCCGGTCCGCGCCGGACACCTGGGCAATCGATCAGCTGTTTCCGCTCATGCCGATCCATCGCCTTGACGAACGACCCACGGAGCTGGGGCACTTCGCAGACCTCACCTGTGACTCCGACGGCAAACTTGCTCGCTTCATCGATGCTGGAACCAGTAAGCCCCTGCTGGAACTGCACCCCATGCAGGACGGCCAGCCGTACCGCATCGGCATGTTTCTGGGCGGGGCATATCAGGAAGTGATGGGCAACCTCCACAACCTCTTCGGCAGCACCAATGCCGTCCACATCCGGCTGAATCCCGGCGGTAGCGGGTACAAGCTGGACCATGTGCTGCGTGGTGATACCAATGCGGATGTGCTCGAGGTGATGCAGCATGAGCCGGATCTGCTACTGGAACGCCTGAGGCAAGGGTCAGAGAGTGCGATCCAGCGCGGAGATCTGAGCATCGCCGATGCCCGCCGTCTGATGGATCACCTCAAAGGCAGTCTTGGCCAGACCACGTACTTGGAGGAATGA